A window of the Deltaproteobacteria bacterium genome harbors these coding sequences:
- a CDS encoding ABC transporter ATP-binding protein, with product MPLLEIRDLTVTFGSGDAAVKAIDRLSLDISRGETVCLVGESGCGKSLTALSILGLVPKPAGKIAGGSIRFDGVDLGSLPEKELRKIRGRRIAMIFQEPMTSLNPVLTVGRQIGEVLEVHMGMSRRAARDRAVELLTKVGIPAPQTRVDEYPHQMSGGMRQRVMIAMALACGPDLLIADEPTTALDVTIQAQILDLIRSLKQESGMGTLLITHDMGVVAEMADRVAVMYAGRKAEEAPAGELFARPSHPYTRGLLSSVPHPDPATGSTKYLKRISTIPGSVPELKQLGTGCHFAGRCPLEEPRCRDGEPPLAPAGSAHRWACWVTQGAA from the coding sequence ATGCCACTACTGGAAATCAGGGATCTCACCGTCACCTTCGGCAGCGGCGATGCGGCCGTGAAGGCCATTGACCGCCTCTCGCTCGACATCAGCCGCGGCGAGACGGTTTGCCTCGTGGGGGAATCGGGCTGCGGGAAGTCACTGACGGCGCTCTCGATCCTGGGGCTTGTACCGAAGCCAGCGGGAAAGATCGCCGGCGGGTCCATCCGGTTCGACGGCGTGGATCTGGGCTCCCTGCCCGAAAAGGAGCTCCGGAAGATCCGGGGCCGCCGGATCGCCATGATATTCCAGGAGCCGATGACAAGCCTGAACCCCGTGCTCACCGTTGGCCGCCAGATCGGCGAGGTCCTGGAGGTCCACATGGGCATGAGCCGGCGGGCCGCCCGGGACCGTGCGGTGGAGCTGCTGACCAAAGTGGGGATTCCGGCCCCGCAGACCCGGGTGGACGAATACCCGCACCAGATGTCGGGCGGGATGCGCCAGCGCGTGATGATCGCCATGGCGCTGGCCTGCGGGCCCGATCTTCTCATCGCCGACGAGCCCACCACCGCGCTGGACGTCACGATCCAGGCACAGATCCTCGACCTGATCCGGTCGCTCAAGCAGGAGTCCGGCATGGGGACGCTGCTCATCACCCATGACATGGGCGTCGTCGCCGAGATGGCCGACCGGGTGGCGGTCATGTACGCGGGCCGGAAGGCCGAGGAGGCCCCGGCCGGGGAACTGTTCGCCCGGCCCTCGCACCCCTACACGCGGGGACTCCTGAGCTCGGTTCCCCACCCCGACCCCGCCACCGGCAGCACGAAATACCTCAAGCGGATCAGCACGATCCCGGGCTCGGTGCCGGAGCTGAAGCAGCTCGGCACAGGCTGCCACTTCGCCGGCCGCTGTCCGCTGGAAGAACCCCGCTGCCGGGACGGGGAACCGCCCCTCGCACCGGCCGGTTCGGCCCACCGGTGGGCCTGCTGGGTGACTCAAGGCGCGGCCTGA
- a CDS encoding prepilin-type N-terminal cleavage/methylation domain-containing protein: MKKKNKGFTLIELMVVVAIIGILAAVAVPRFLKFMANSRRSEAKVILQAVVGAQAATMEGMNFNAATAAASVAGYTDLYNAGFGIASPIKLYTNAVNPTVSNVCNPGGGGCALSAVTYEPHINLLITDDGGTPARGTAYNAAMCGDPNLDGTASDRFNVSNTGGREPAMCLDDLADGAAPLDSAGAASCNDTTTADCS, translated from the coding sequence ATGAAGAAGAAAAACAAAGGTTTTACGCTCATTGAGCTGATGGTCGTCGTGGCGATCATCGGTATTCTGGCCGCAGTCGCGGTGCCGCGGTTCCTCAAGTTCATGGCGAACTCGCGCCGTTCTGAAGCCAAGGTGATTCTGCAGGCCGTCGTTGGCGCCCAGGCGGCGACGATGGAAGGCATGAACTTCAACGCGGCGACTGCCGCGGCCTCCGTTGCCGGCTACACGGACCTCTACAACGCCGGTTTCGGTATCGCCTCCCCGATCAAGCTGTACACGAATGCAGTCAACCCGACCGTTTCGAACGTGTGCAACCCGGGTGGTGGCGGCTGCGCGCTGTCGGCGGTGACCTACGAGCCGCACATCAACCTGCTCATCACCGATGACGGCGGGACGCCTGCCCGTGGCACGGCATACAATGCCGCCATGTGCGGTGACCCGAACCTGGACGGCACGGCATCCGACCGTTTCAACGTGTCGAACACCGGCGGCCGCGAACCGGCCATGTGCCTGGACGACCTGGCTGACGGCGCGGCCCCGCTGGATTCCGCTGGCGCTGCCTCGTGCAACGACACGACGACGGCGGACTGCAGCTGA
- a CDS encoding sigma-54-dependent Fis family transcriptional regulator yields the protein MARVLVVDDDPNFLRLVTEHLRADGHDVVQATNGVEGLARYSPEIECVVSDVQMPEMDGLELLQSLRGRNPQLPVIMVTAQSTLDSAVQALRHGARDYILKPTDLQRLATAVRNAVAHRRLETRVDQLETAAGERFSFRNIVGRSRAMNEVFQALERVVSSSVTVMVSGESGTGKELLAKAIHFNSARSKGPFIAVNCAAIPENLIESELFGHEKGAFTGAIARRIGKVEAAAGGTLFLDEIGEMDLNLQAKLLRVLQERTFERVGGAETVKADVRVVAATHRRLDDMVREGTFREDLFYRLNVFPIRVPPLRERREDIVPLAGHFLAKFNREEGRLIRGISPDAIELLQSHDYPGNVRELENHVYRSALMARGEYITAADVPPFGQMAAPGGVVPAPAVAASAAGTGWTRERFPTLEQLERQACEKALELCGRNVAEAATLLGIGKATLYRKVKEYGLKA from the coding sequence TTGGCCCGCGTGCTGGTCGTTGATGACGACCCCAATTTCCTCAGGCTCGTGACCGAGCACCTTCGCGCCGACGGGCACGATGTCGTGCAGGCGACGAACGGCGTGGAGGGGCTCGCCCGCTACTCGCCGGAGATCGAGTGCGTCGTGTCGGACGTGCAGATGCCCGAGATGGACGGCCTGGAACTCCTCCAGTCGCTGCGCGGCCGCAACCCGCAGCTTCCGGTCATCATGGTGACGGCGCAATCGACGCTCGATTCGGCGGTGCAGGCGCTCCGCCACGGGGCCCGCGACTACATCCTCAAGCCCACCGACCTCCAGCGGCTGGCGACCGCGGTCCGCAATGCCGTCGCGCACCGCCGCCTGGAAACCCGCGTGGACCAGCTGGAGACGGCCGCCGGCGAGCGGTTCTCGTTCCGTAACATCGTCGGCCGCTCGCGTGCGATGAACGAGGTATTCCAGGCGCTGGAGCGTGTCGTGTCATCCAGTGTGACGGTGATGGTCTCCGGCGAAAGCGGCACGGGCAAGGAACTGCTGGCGAAGGCGATCCATTTCAACTCGGCGCGGTCGAAGGGGCCGTTCATTGCGGTCAACTGCGCGGCGATCCCTGAAAACCTGATCGAGAGCGAGCTGTTCGGGCATGAAAAGGGCGCCTTCACCGGCGCCATCGCCCGCCGCATCGGCAAGGTGGAGGCGGCTGCCGGGGGTACGCTGTTTCTGGACGAAATCGGCGAGATGGACCTGAACCTCCAGGCCAAGCTCCTGCGGGTCCTGCAGGAGCGGACCTTCGAGCGCGTGGGCGGAGCGGAGACGGTGAAGGCCGATGTCCGCGTGGTGGCCGCCACCCACCGGCGGCTGGACGACATGGTGCGCGAGGGGACGTTCCGCGAGGATCTCTTTTACCGGCTCAACGTCTTTCCGATCCGGGTGCCCCCGCTGCGCGAGCGCCGGGAGGATATCGTTCCGCTGGCCGGGCATTTCCTCGCCAAGTTCAACCGCGAGGAAGGCCGTCTCATCCGGGGCATCTCGCCGGATGCGATCGAGCTGCTCCAGAGCCACGACTATCCGGGGAACGTGCGCGAACTGGAAAACCACGTCTACCGGTCGGCGCTCATGGCGCGGGGCGAATACATCACCGCCGCCGACGTGCCCCCGTTCGGCCAGATGGCAGCGCCCGGCGGCGTCGTCCCCGCTCCGGCGGTGGCGGCCAGCGCGGCGGGAACCGGCTGGACGCGGGAGCGGTTTCCGACGCTGGAGCAGCTTGAACGCCAGGCCTGCGAGAAGGCTCTGGAGCTTTGCGGCCGCAACGTCGCCGAGGCGGCGACGCTCCTGGGTATCGGCAAGGCGACGCTCTACCGGAAGGTGAAGGAGTATGGGCTGAAGGCCTGA
- a CDS encoding MBL fold metallo-hydrolase, with protein sequence MNGTGEFVPPADLGSGVHCVDLLEGGRAERTCAYIVGDARAAAVIETGAAPLAWRILKSLETLAIPAAAVEWVIVTHIHLDHAGGTGWLLERLPNAKLAVHPRGGRHLVDPSRLMAGARAVYGDSFDRQFAPIVPVPAERVVEIPDGGHVELSTGRRFGCLHMAGHARHHFVVTDPASRGVFTGDNAGVRYPWFRNYGFVPALPTTSPSEFDPPELVRTMERIGSLGLPRLYFTHFSLGTVEELAGSRDWIGRFVEIAKAAGPGWEPVRDGLRREVGRELSARGVPAGAPENDSLELDHEINAKGIAHYLQK encoded by the coding sequence ATGAACGGAACCGGGGAGTTCGTCCCGCCGGCGGATCTGGGCTCCGGCGTTCACTGTGTGGACCTGCTCGAAGGCGGAAGGGCGGAGCGGACCTGCGCCTACATCGTGGGCGATGCGCGGGCCGCCGCCGTCATCGAAACGGGCGCCGCGCCGCTTGCCTGGCGCATCCTGAAGTCGCTGGAGACGCTGGCGATACCGGCCGCCGCGGTCGAGTGGGTCATCGTCACCCATATCCACCTGGACCATGCGGGCGGGACCGGATGGCTGCTGGAACGGCTCCCGAACGCAAAGCTGGCGGTGCATCCCCGCGGGGGGCGGCATCTCGTTGATCCCTCGCGGCTCATGGCCGGTGCGCGGGCGGTCTACGGCGATAGCTTCGACCGGCAGTTCGCGCCCATTGTACCGGTCCCGGCGGAGCGGGTCGTGGAGATTCCGGATGGCGGCCACGTGGAGCTCTCCACCGGGCGGCGGTTTGGGTGCCTTCACATGGCCGGACACGCCCGTCACCACTTTGTCGTGACCGATCCCGCTTCCCGGGGCGTTTTTACCGGCGACAACGCCGGAGTCCGGTATCCGTGGTTCCGCAACTACGGTTTTGTTCCGGCACTGCCCACCACGTCGCCCTCGGAGTTCGATCCGCCGGAACTGGTCCGCACGATGGAGCGGATCGGATCGCTCGGGCTCCCGCGCCTTTATTTCACCCACTTCTCGCTGGGGACGGTGGAGGAACTGGCCGGGAGCCGGGACTGGATCGGCCGGTTCGTGGAGATTGCGAAAGCGGCGGGCCCCGGCTGGGAGCCGGTCCGCGACGGGCTCCGCCGCGAGGTCGGCCGGGAACTGTCGGCCCGCGGCGTGCCGGCCGGTGCACCGGAGAATGACAGTCTCGAACTGGATCACGAGATCAACGCGAAGGGCATCGCCCACTACCTTCAGAAATAG
- a CDS encoding SDR family oxidoreductase, with the protein MQGSLEGKVALVTGASRGIGRAVALELARQGARLAVHSRSAGSAAPVAAELKAAGAEVIALPGLLETPGTGAGLVRQAAARFGRIDIVVNNAGINIVRSLGELTRDQFLRVLEVNLLAPFEICSEAMKLMTAQKGGVIINVSSVSAKLGLPKFPGFAAYSASKYGLQGLTDVAHVEGKPHGVRVVAIQLGSVRTDMLRETLPDAETALDPAEVARVAVFACSDAGASLAGTTVEMWP; encoded by the coding sequence ATGCAGGGATCGCTGGAGGGAAAAGTGGCCCTGGTGACCGGCGCCTCGCGCGGCATCGGCCGCGCCGTGGCGCTGGAGCTGGCCCGGCAGGGGGCCCGTCTCGCCGTCCATTCCCGCTCCGCCGGATCGGCCGCCCCGGTCGCGGCGGAGCTGAAGGCCGCCGGCGCCGAAGTGATCGCGCTTCCGGGCCTGCTCGAAACGCCCGGAACGGGCGCGGGGCTCGTCCGGCAGGCGGCCGCCCGCTTCGGGCGAATTGACATTGTAGTCAATAATGCCGGTATCAACATCGTCCGGTCGCTGGGCGAGCTGACCCGCGATCAGTTTCTGAGAGTGCTGGAGGTGAACCTGCTCGCACCCTTTGAGATCTGCTCGGAAGCGATGAAGCTGATGACGGCGCAGAAAGGCGGCGTCATCATCAACGTGTCGAGCGTGTCGGCCAAGCTGGGGCTCCCGAAGTTCCCCGGTTTCGCGGCCTATTCGGCCTCCAAATACGGCCTCCAGGGCCTGACCGACGTGGCCCATGTCGAAGGCAAGCCGCACGGCGTCCGGGTGGTCGCCATCCAGCTTGGCTCGGTCCGCACCGACATGCTGCGGGAGACGCTGCCGGACGCGGAGACGGCCCTTGACCCGGCCGAGGTCGCCCGCGTGGCCGTCTTCGCCTGCTCCGATGCCGGGGCGTCGCTGGCGGGGACGACGGTGGAGATGTGGCCATGA
- a CDS encoding GTP cyclohydrolase I, with protein MAAQRKKTQRKRADSRGRSTLVAKSMRDFLTGLGVDDPYVRSLPRIVARDWPSEVLDGYGQDPAALLKTEPIEAFSGQMIIVRDIAFTSICCHHLLPFVGRAAIAYVPGKTVTGFSAIGRVVDCFAHRFQTQERMTDQILKSVDRVLRPRGVAVRIEAEQLCMCSRGPKKHGARVVTTAFSGTFRRSRRQRDEFLRSAGL; from the coding sequence TTGGCAGCCCAGCGGAAAAAGACGCAGCGGAAACGGGCGGACAGCCGGGGCCGTTCCACGCTCGTCGCGAAATCCATGCGGGATTTCCTCACGGGCCTTGGCGTGGACGACCCTTATGTCCGCTCGCTCCCCCGGATCGTCGCCCGCGACTGGCCGTCCGAGGTTCTGGACGGATACGGGCAGGATCCGGCGGCGCTCCTCAAGACCGAGCCGATCGAGGCGTTCAGCGGCCAGATGATCATCGTCCGCGACATCGCCTTCACCTCCATCTGCTGCCACCACCTCCTCCCGTTCGTCGGCCGCGCCGCCATCGCCTACGTGCCGGGAAAGACAGTGACCGGGTTTTCGGCCATCGGGCGGGTGGTGGACTGCTTCGCCCACCGGTTCCAGACCCAGGAGCGGATGACCGACCAGATCCTGAAGTCGGTTGACCGGGTGCTCCGGCCCAGGGGCGTCGCCGTCCGGATCGAGGCCGAGCAGCTCTGCATGTGCTCGCGGGGCCCCAAGAAGCATGGGGCCCGCGTCGTGACGACGGCGTTCAGCGGCACATTCCGCCGGAGCCGCCGCCAGCGTGACGAATTCCTGAGATCGGCGGGGCTTTAG
- the queD gene encoding 6-carboxytetrahydropterin synthase QueD, which produces MLLTREFRFHSSHQIPNHDGLCQNLHGHSYLLYVTVKGRVNPETGMVLDFDDLDGIVRGRVLVKLDHNFLNNHIPLPSCENIAMWIWNQIRPDLPGLFEVKLYETHDSYVTYRGGEDERAA; this is translated from the coding sequence ATGCTGCTCACACGGGAATTCCGCTTCCATTCGTCCCACCAGATCCCCAATCACGACGGGCTCTGCCAGAACCTGCATGGCCACAGCTACCTCCTCTACGTGACCGTAAAGGGCAGGGTTAATCCCGAAACCGGGATGGTCCTCGATTTCGACGACCTGGATGGCATCGTCCGCGGCCGCGTGCTGGTGAAACTCGACCACAACTTCCTGAACAACCACATCCCGCTCCCCTCCTGCGAGAACATCGCCATGTGGATCTGGAACCAGATCAGGCCGGACCTTCCCGGCCTGTTCGAGGTGAAACTCTACGAGACGCACGATTCGTACGTGACCTACCGGGGCGGCGAAGACGAGCGGGCGGCCTGA
- a CDS encoding outer membrane beta-barrel protein: protein MMNGISMNRHSMETGTMGKKGNRTMKLKLAVMAALCGLVLAAAPARAQDDGGYRIKLWERTGDISTGYVNADGKGGFTLGGSGVILFRTSNRDAQYEIEPAPFVAFGVRPEFAWQRFSAFGGSANDYLFTLNGQAEFPNWRGVMAIPKEIVPFGFLGGGLMFNRSNIGTGSTSGNGGVFNVGVGVKMYALVNVYLAPTYTYMRGFGEVKGDYHRLTVGLGISLDR, encoded by the coding sequence GTGATGAACGGCATCAGCATGAACCGGCACTCGATGGAAACGGGAACTATGGGCAAGAAGGGGAACAGGACAATGAAACTGAAGCTCGCGGTCATGGCGGCGCTGTGTGGCCTGGTGCTGGCGGCGGCTCCCGCCCGCGCCCAGGATGACGGCGGATACCGGATCAAGCTGTGGGAGCGGACGGGTGACATTTCGACCGGTTACGTGAACGCCGACGGCAAGGGTGGCTTCACGCTGGGCGGGTCGGGAGTCATCCTGTTCCGCACCTCCAACCGCGACGCGCAATACGAGATCGAGCCTGCGCCGTTCGTCGCCTTCGGCGTGCGGCCGGAGTTCGCCTGGCAGCGGTTCAGCGCCTTCGGTGGCAGCGCCAACGACTATCTCTTCACGCTGAATGGCCAGGCGGAGTTCCCCAACTGGCGCGGCGTCATGGCGATTCCGAAGGAAATCGTCCCGTTCGGGTTCCTTGGCGGCGGCCTGATGTTCAACAGGTCGAACATCGGCACCGGCTCCACGAGCGGCAACGGCGGCGTGTTCAACGTGGGCGTGGGCGTCAAGATGTACGCGCTGGTGAACGTCTATCTGGCACCGACCTACACCTACATGCGCGGTTTTGGCGAGGTGAAGGGCGACTACCACCGCCTGACGGTGGGACTCGGTATCTCGCTCGACCGCTGA